The Garra rufa chromosome 18, GarRuf1.0, whole genome shotgun sequence genome window below encodes:
- the irx7 gene encoding iroquois homeobox 7, whose product MPASPTGFGNFFMDRNINMPAGYQLLGCPPGMQQPPPHLVGMAGVPLPFSGIPGYSFIPYPHPGHMAHISNSYDLKAASPYHQALLGRGGPYYTPYRPMPADDPSRVTKVATRESTSALKAWLGEHLKNPYPTKGEKIMLAIVTKMSLTQVSTWFANARRRLKKENRVSWASKGKSDEEDEEEEGESEEDESLRKVTEDEDEIDPQTVDEEEDDVAVSKSVEDRLTVGLEQQKESDQSDTSEKEVCKQNVDVQKPKIWSLAETATSDIVKKPSELKHLHSPDFGKWWAGWPSRDSYSPVNLSTHDLLKQSQ is encoded by the exons ATGCCTGCTTCACCAACGGGGTTTGGAAACTTCTTCATGGACAGAAACATCAACATGCCCGCTGGATATCAATTATTGGGCTGCCCACCTGGAATGCAACAGCCACCACCACATCTTGTGGGCATGGCTGGGGTTCCTTTACCTTTCTCAGGAATACCAGGGTACAGTTTCATCCCTTATCCTCATCCGGGACACATGGCACACATT AGCAATTCCTATGACCTCAAGGCTGCGTCACCATATCACCAAGCTCTCCTCGGACGTGGAGGACCCTATTACACTCCTTACCGTCCCATGCCAGCTGATGACCCGAGTAGGGTCACCAAAGTGGCCACCAGAGAGAGCACCAGCGCTTTGAAGGCCTGGCTCGGCGAGCATCTCAAAAATCCATATCCAACTAAAGGCGAGAAGATCATGTTGGCCATCGTTACCAAGATGAGTCTCACGCAGGTTTCGACCTGGTTCGCCAACGCTCGGCGCCGCCTGAAGAAGGAGAACCGGGTCAGTTGGGCCTCCAAAGGAAAGTCCGACGAGGAGGATGAGGAAGAAGAGGGTGAGAGCGAAGAGGATGAGTCTTTGAGAAAAGTCACGGAGGACGAAGATGAAATCGATCCTCAAACGGTTGATGAGGAGGAGGATGATGTCGCGGTGTCAAAGTCAGTCGAGGACCGTTTAACAGTAGGACTTGagcagcaaaaagaaagtgaccAGTCTGACACGAGCGAAAAAGAAGTGTGTAAACAAAACGTCGATGTCCAGAAACCTAAAATCTGGTCTCTCGCGGAAACTGCGACCTCAGATATTGTAAAGAAACCCAGCGAACTGAAACATCTTCACAGTCCAGATTTTGGCAAGTGGTGGGCTGGATGGCCTTCAAGAGACTCATACTCACCTGTAAACCTCTCCACACATGACCTTCTCAAACAAAGTCAATGA